From the Inediibacterium massiliense genome, the window TCAAGGTCTCTAATCTATGATTTATGAAAAAGTAGAAACTATATAGAGAGAAGTTTTATTTATGATAAAATGAAAGATATTGAAAAAACTTAAGATATAAGGATTATTTTATAATATGGATTGGAGTGAGGATATGTACGATTATCATGTCCATACATGTTTTTCTCCTGATTCCTCTATGAATATAGAAAGAGCAATAGAAAAAGCCATTTCTATGGGACTTAAAGAGGTTGCTTTTACAGATCATGGAGAAATTAGTGTATGGAGACCAGATAAAGGAATTGTAGATGAGGTATTTCATATTCCTACCTATATAGAAAAGTTGCAAGAATTAAAGATCAAATATAAAAACCAGATTGGTATCAAGATAGGTATGGAAATTGGACTTCAAAAGGAAGAAAAAGAAAGGATTGATACAATCATTTCTAAATATCCCTTTGATTTTGTCATTGGCTCAAGTCATACTATACAAAAATATGATTTGTTTTTTAAAAAGATTTTTAAAGACAGAACAAAAGAAGAAGCTTATGATTTGTATTTTAAAGAAGTGGAAAAAATTACACAAATTATAGATAGTTATAGTGTATATGGTCATATAGATGTGATCAGAAGATATGCCTATGGAGAGTATGAAGATATTTCTATAGGTCAAAGACATATAGAACAAATGAAAAGAATATTTAAAATAATTATTGAAAAAGGGAAAGGGATAGAAGTCAATACTTCAGGATTTAGATATGGAATTGGCACCAATCATCCAGATGTAGATCTATTAAAACTTTATAAAGATTTAGGTGGAGAAATCATTACAGTAGGATCTGACGCTCATAAAGAAGAAGATATAGGATATAGAATCAAAGAGACTTATAAAATTTTAAGAGATTTAGGATATAAGTATATTACAACTTTTGAGGATATGAAGCCTATGTTTGTAAAATTGTAAAAAAAAAACTGTCATTAGACAGTTTTTTTATTCTGCACAAGAGTTAGGATCATTTTTAAAAAGAAATGCACTAATGATTCCAAATGTAATAGCTGGGATTACCCATGCAAAGCCAGCATCTGCAAGAGGTATATGACTAATGATATTTTTTAAGAAAGCAATATTGATACCTATTGCACTAAGCCCATCATAAAAGCTTACAAGTAACGCTCCAAATACAGCTCCTATATAGGCTCCTTTTGGCATTAATTCATCTAAAACATTCATAATAATCAGTACAGCAGTAATAGGATATACTGTTACCAATAGAGGAACTGCAATAGCTAGAATTTTTTCAACTCCACCGATAGCAAAAACACCACTAAATATAGAAGTTGCAATAACAATGACTTGGTAACTTAGTTTGTTATTACTTAATTTATTAAAGAAAGTTCCAACAGTTGCAGTCAATCCAATAGATGTAGTAAGACATGCTAAGGATACAACGATTCCTAGAGCTACTTTACCAAAATCACCTAAAAGGGTATTTGTAATACTCATGAGTAAAACAGATTTATCTATAGTAGTAGGATAAACAGAATTTGCATGAGAACCAAGATACATAAGCCCTCCATATACTACTCCTAAACTAATCGCTGCAATGATTCCAGCTCTTATAGTAATAGTAACTTGTTCATTTACATCTTTATATCCTTTTCCAACAAGAGCAGTAAGCATGACTCCTGCAAATACTACTGAAGCTAAGGCATCCATTGTTTGATATCCTTCTGTAAAACCTTTTGTAAATGGATTTCCCTCCATTGCAGTAGCAGCTGTTCCTACAGGAGAAACAAATCCTTTTATAATAATTACAAATATTACAATAAGAAGAACAGGTGTAAGAATTTTACCGATTTTATCCACGATCTCAGATGGTTTAATAACAAAATATAAAGTAAGACCGAAAAATATAATAGATGAAATTACAGGACTGATTCCTGGAAAATTAGGAAGTACTCCCATTTCAAAAGTAGTTGCTCCAGTTCTTGGAATAGCTAAAAGAGGACCGATAGCTAAAATAATAATGGTTGCAAATATTTTGCTAAAAACTGGATGAACTTTATTACCTATATCATTAATCGTTCCGCCTGCTTTTGCAGATGCGATAATTCCAAGAAGTGGCATACCAATAGCAGTTAAGAAAAATCCAACAGCACACATAACCCAGCTTTTACCTGCGACCAATCCTAAAAAAGGTGGAAAAATTAAGTTCCCGGCTCCGAAGAACATAGCAAATAAAGCAAGTCCCAATACAAAAGCGTCTTTGTTTTTTTGATTCATTTACATCCCTCCATAATAAAATAAAAGTTGAAATTTTTGGAAAAATCTAAAAATTCATATTCCATTGAAATATAGATCAGAAATTATGATGTAGCTACAATTTTATAAATTACATAATTTCATATAAAAAAACCTTCACCTCTATGAATAAAATATTCATAGGGACGAAGGTATATTTCCGTGGTACCACCCTATTTTGCATAAAAATGCCTTAATTGGATTGAAGAATTTTTCAGATCCTAGCCAGATATCGGTGGCAACCGGCCAAATTTACTAATTGATTTCAAAATGGCTGCTCAGAAGTGAGTATTGTATACGGCTTTGACGCTAACTTTCAGCAGATGTCAGCTCTCTGTAGTCAAAGAGACGTATTTTTTTCTTCATCATTGCATTATTTTGTGTAATTAATTAATATGTATTATATGCTGAATTTTAAATCTTGTCAATTAATTTTTAAAAAAGAGGTGATAAAATTGAAAAAATATATTCTAGGAATATCATTTGTATGTATTTTGTATCTATTTTTACAGGTAAATATAACAAAAGTAAATAAAGTTCAT encodes:
- a CDS encoding histidinol-phosphatase HisJ family protein, which codes for MYDYHVHTCFSPDSSMNIERAIEKAISMGLKEVAFTDHGEISVWRPDKGIVDEVFHIPTYIEKLQELKIKYKNQIGIKIGMEIGLQKEEKERIDTIISKYPFDFVIGSSHTIQKYDLFFKKIFKDRTKEEAYDLYFKEVEKITQIIDSYSVYGHIDVIRRYAYGEYEDISIGQRHIEQMKRIFKIIIEKGKGIEVNTSGFRYGIGTNHPDVDLLKLYKDLGGEIITVGSDAHKEEDIGYRIKETYKILRDLGYKYITTFEDMKPMFVKL
- the brnQ gene encoding branched-chain amino acid transport system II carrier protein yields the protein MNQKNKDAFVLGLALFAMFFGAGNLIFPPFLGLVAGKSWVMCAVGFFLTAIGMPLLGIIASAKAGGTINDIGNKVHPVFSKIFATIIILAIGPLLAIPRTGATTFEMGVLPNFPGISPVISSIIFFGLTLYFVIKPSEIVDKIGKILTPVLLIVIFVIIIKGFVSPVGTAATAMEGNPFTKGFTEGYQTMDALASVVFAGVMLTALVGKGYKDVNEQVTITIRAGIIAAISLGVVYGGLMYLGSHANSVYPTTIDKSVLLMSITNTLLGDFGKVALGIVVSLACLTTSIGLTATVGTFFNKLSNNKLSYQVIVIATSIFSGVFAIGGVEKILAIAVPLLVTVYPITAVLIIMNVLDELMPKGAYIGAVFGALLVSFYDGLSAIGINIAFLKNIISHIPLADAGFAWVIPAITFGIISAFLFKNDPNSCAE